In a single window of the Acetivibrio clariflavus DSM 19732 genome:
- a CDS encoding L-lactate dehydrogenase, with amino-acid sequence MNDKVIKKVTVIGAGFVGSTTAYTLMTSGLVSEIVLIDINKDKAEGEVMDMNHGMPFVRPVKIYNGDYSDCKGSDIVIITAGANQKEGETRIDLVHKNTAIFKGIVGEVIKYNNDCILLVVTNPVDILTYVTYKISGFPKNKVIGSGTVLDSARFRYLIGEHTGVDPRNVHAYILGEHGDTEVATWSIANIAGIPVDKYCDECHGCKDKLSRKIIYENVKNAAYEIIKKKGATYYAVALAVRRIVEAIVRDENSILTVSSLLEGQYGIEDVCLSVPTIVNKNGIERILNVELSDEENKLLKKSGEALKSVIKTLDL; translated from the coding sequence ATGAATGATAAAGTAATTAAAAAAGTAACAGTAATAGGCGCAGGTTTTGTTGGTTCGACTACAGCATATACTTTGATGACAAGCGGACTTGTATCGGAAATAGTGTTAATAGATATAAACAAGGATAAGGCAGAAGGCGAAGTAATGGATATGAATCACGGAATGCCCTTTGTCAGACCTGTAAAAATATACAATGGAGATTACAGTGACTGCAAAGGCTCCGATATTGTCATTATTACAGCCGGTGCCAATCAAAAAGAAGGAGAAACCCGCATAGATCTGGTACATAAAAATACTGCAATTTTCAAAGGAATTGTAGGTGAAGTTATAAAATACAATAACGACTGCATACTTCTTGTAGTTACAAACCCCGTTGATATACTCACTTATGTTACATATAAAATTTCGGGTTTTCCTAAAAACAAGGTTATCGGCTCAGGAACTGTATTAGACAGTGCAAGATTCAGATACCTTATCGGAGAGCATACCGGTGTTGATCCAAGAAATGTTCACGCCTATATTTTGGGTGAACATGGAGATACCGAAGTTGCCACATGGAGTATTGCCAATATTGCCGGTATTCCGGTGGACAAGTATTGCGATGAATGTCATGGCTGCAAAGACAAGCTATCCAGGAAGATCATATATGAGAATGTGAAAAATGCAGCCTATGAAATAATAAAGAAAAAGGGTGCTACCTATTATGCAGTTGCCCTTGCAGTAAGAAGAATTGTAGAAGCCATTGTAAGAGACGAAAATTCCATACTTACAGTTTCGAGTCTTTTAGAAGGACAATACGGTATCGAGGATGTATGCTTAAGCGTCCCTACAATTGTAAATAAAAACGGAATAGAAAGAATACTTAATGTGGAACTTAGCGATGAAGAAAACAAATTACTGAAAAAATCCGGTGAAGCACTCAAAAGTGTCATCAAAACACTTGACTTATAA
- a CDS encoding competence/damage-inducible protein A yields the protein MDAEILAVGTELLMGQIANTNAQYISQRLNDIGINVYYHSVVGDNPVRLKSALELALKRSDVVIMTGGLGPTQDDLTKETVSEIMGKKLVLHDESLKRIENYFKRLNRPLTKNNIKQAYLPEDCLVIKNDNGTAPGCIIEKENKIVVMLPGPPSEMRPMLDDTVIPYFKSKSQEKIVSKYLRIFGIGESLLEEKLMHLIEKQDNVTIATYAKEGEVTIRITNKSNDEAVALRELAHVEEEIAKVVGDALYSDEDKELYQIVGEMLINKGITIAFAESCTGGLISSVITDIPGISAVFDRAVVSYSNKSKVENLGVKQETLDKFGAVSRETAVEMAEGIRKVAGTDLGLSVTGIAGPGGGTEFKPVGLVYIALASKNGTACKELRLAGNRRKIRNYTVLNAFDMIRRWLMNESNN from the coding sequence ATGGATGCTGAAATTTTAGCTGTGGGAACGGAACTTTTAATGGGACAGATTGCAAACACTAATGCCCAGTATATATCACAGAGGTTAAACGATATTGGAATAAATGTATATTATCACAGTGTTGTGGGAGATAACCCCGTAAGGCTCAAATCAGCTCTAGAATTGGCTTTAAAGCGCTCTGATGTTGTTATAATGACAGGAGGATTGGGGCCTACCCAGGATGATCTGACAAAAGAGACCGTTTCCGAAATTATGGGTAAAAAACTTGTACTGCACGATGAAAGTCTGAAAAGAATAGAGAATTATTTTAAAAGGTTAAACCGGCCTTTAACGAAGAACAATATAAAACAGGCATATCTTCCTGAAGATTGTTTGGTAATAAAAAACGATAACGGTACAGCTCCAGGCTGTATCATAGAAAAGGAAAATAAAATAGTTGTAATGCTGCCGGGACCTCCTTCCGAAATGAGGCCCATGCTTGATGACACTGTTATACCTTATTTTAAGTCGAAATCGCAGGAAAAAATTGTATCCAAATATTTGAGAATATTTGGTATAGGAGAGTCTTTGCTTGAAGAGAAGTTAATGCACCTTATTGAAAAGCAGGATAATGTGACTATAGCAACCTATGCAAAAGAAGGGGAAGTCACCATAAGAATAACCAACAAGAGTAATGATGAGGCTGTGGCTTTAAGGGAACTTGCCCATGTAGAGGAAGAAATTGCAAAAGTAGTGGGCGATGCTTTGTACAGTGATGAAGACAAGGAATTATATCAGATAGTTGGAGAAATGCTGATTAATAAAGGAATAACCATAGCTTTTGCTGAATCTTGTACCGGAGGGCTTATTAGTTCTGTAATTACGGATATACCGGGAATTTCTGCTGTATTTGACCGGGCAGTTGTGTCCTATAGTAACAAATCAAAGGTTGAAAATCTTGGTGTTAAGCAGGAGACTCTCGATAAATTCGGGGCAGTGAGCAGAGAGACTGCCGTCGAAATGGCTGAAGGTATAAGAAAGGTGGCTGGGACCGATTTGGGACTTTCGGTTACCGGAATTGCAGGACCGGGTGGAGGTACCGAATTTAAACCGGTGGGATTGGTTTATATTGCTTTAGCCTCAAAAAACGGAACTGCATGCAAAGAATTAAGGCTTGCCGGAAATCGGAGAAAGATTCGAAACTATACGGTACTGAATGCTTTTGATATGATTAGAAGATGGCTAATGAATGAAAGC